The Geobacillus genomosp. 3 genome segment GTCGCTGCCGCCAGATGCGCATTATTTTAATTCCGGCTTGTTGTTGATAAACCTCAAACGATGGCGCGAGAAAAACATTTCCGCTGAACTGATCCAATTTATCAAGTCCAATCCGGATAAACTGGCGTTGATGGATCAAGATGCGTTAAACGCCGTCCTTTACAATCGCTGGCTCCGCCTTGATGATAAATGGAACTTTACCGCCGCCCATTGCCGAAAGTTCTCGCCCAAAAAAGCAGCGATCCTCCACTTTACTGGCCCCGAAAAACCGTGGAATTCCAAAAGCCCGTTCACGAAAGAGTATTTGAAATACTTAAAAAAATCGTTATGGGAAAAACCGCTCCCGTCGGCATAAACGCTTTGATGCTGACCGTTAAGGAGAGACTGTGAAGCGTTGATACATCAATATTTCTATAGGGAGGTCGGTGCAATTGTTTGAGCGTGTATCGATTCTCATCCCGTACAAACCTGATAATGGGATTCGGGACGTCAATTTCAATTGGATTAAAACTTTTTACGAAACGATGGTTCCTGAAGCGGAAATTTGCGTCGGAGTCTCGACCGATGAGCCGTTTAACCGGGCACGGGCGATTAATTTGGCGGCCAAACAGGCGACCCGAGACATCTTCGTGATCGTCGATGGCGATATTTTTTGCGATCCCGAAGTGATGAAGGAGGTCATTCGGCATCTGCAAGATGCGCCGTGGGTCATCCCTTTCCGAAAAATCGTCAGAATCTCCGAGGAAAACTCGAAACATCTCGTAAGTGCGCCCCCGATGTGGCCGGTTGAAGTGGCGGACTTTGACATCATTCATACGTCGCCGTTCACTTATGTCGGCGGATTCAATGTCATCCCCCGCGAGCACTTTTTGGCGGTCGGCGGATTTGATGAGCGGTTTTCCGGATGGGGAGGGGAGGATGATGCGTTCAGCAGCGCCGTCAATACGTTGTGCGGCCATTATAAACGGCTTGAGCACACGATTTATCACTTATGGCATCCGGTCGTCGGCTATGAAAACAACCCGAACGGCGAGCGCAATTTACTGCTGCGGGAGCAGTACTACGAGGTGGTTGGAAACAAGGAAAAAATGAAACAAGTCCTTTCCGGCGCCGAAAGCATGTTTCAACCGGTACAAGAAGAGAACCGCAAAAAAAGCGGTACACAAGTCGAACGAAACGAGGCCATCCACATTGTGACCGTTTCCAACGACCGTTACGCTGAACCGCTTGCCGTGATGGTATATTCGCTCTTAAAAAATAAAACATCGGACATCCCTATCCATATCCATGTCATTAACAGCAATATAAGCGAAAAGCATCAAGCGCGGCTAGCGAAACTAGCAAAAAAATATGAGGCAACAATACAGTTTCACCGCATTGACTCAACCGTGTACAGCGAGTTTGTGACATTTGCCTATTTGACGGAGGAAACGTATTACCGGATTTCCATTCCGGATTTGTTCGATGAGACGGTGGAGAAAGTGCTCTATTTGGATTGTGACATCGTTGTCAAAAAGGACATTACGGAGCTATGGCATACAGACATTAGCGGGCATTTATTAGGCGCAGTCGAGGATCATTGGATAAAACAGTCAAGAAACGCGGATTTGTTGATGCCGGAGGAGGCCAAGTATTTTAATGCAGGTGTCCTTTTGATCAATTTAAAAATGTGGCGCGAGCATCACGTGAAAGAAAAGGTGATCGAGTTCATTCGTACGCACCGGGACCGTATTCGGTATTGCGACCAAGATGCGCTCAATGCGGTGCTTCACGGCCAATGGCTGCCGTTGGATCCAAAATGGAATTTTCAAACATACCATTTGTACGATCCCATCCCTAAACTGAAACCGGCGATCATCCATTACACCGGGGAAAATAAGCCTTGGAACGCGAATCATCCGTTGAAAAAGTATTATTGGAAGTACAACAAAAGGTTTTGTAAACTCACTATGGAAAGACCCGACTGCTGAAGTTCAATGATGTGTGTTTCAAATGGCGTTAGACAACTAGAGCCAGCGGCAAGCCGCTCTGTTTGACGCAACGGGGGCGTCTGGGGTTGGACGAGAGAAGAGAAAACGGCAGCAATGCCGTTTTTCTTGATGCTCATTTATTTCACACTCTTGAAGCAACAGAACATAATTGCGGTCCACAGGCTCTTCGTATATGCCGCGTGAAATAAGCATGCCTGTTAATCCCATTAACTCCTGTTTTGCATCATGGACATGGCTGTGATACATAAACGTTCCTGACTGTTGGATGCGAAACTCATACGTAAAACTCCCTTTAGAGAAGGTATCACAATTTCATCATATGCTGCGGCATGTGTGGATAGTTGTTTTATGAACATAGAATACGTGCAGGTGTAAATACAAAAAGCTGTTATCGGATGACAAGCTCTCTGTTTTCGTTCAAGCTCAGCCGGTATGTTCACTGACATGGACTAACCGGTTATTTGCACACATATATGTGTACAAATAAACATTTGCAGGAGGGATCATCCGTTGCCGATGTTATTTGCTGGGGGGATCGCGGCGGTTTTGTCTTTCATTGTGATTGCTTTCATCTTTATCAAAAGGAAGAAAATCACATGCATGGCTGGAATGATGGCGGCGATGGCGTTAGGAATGTTGGCTGGGCTGACAGGCGGCCTGCTGGCTGGGATTTCTTACAACGGCAATCTCTTTTTGTCAACCGTTTTAGGAATGGCTTTCGGGTTTTTAGCTGGATTTTTAGCTGGGATGCCGATTAGCATCATGGCCATCATTGACGGTGTTTTATCAGGAGTGATGGGCGGCATGATGGGAGCGATGTTAGGAGAAATGATTGCACCTGAATATCGGGATTCTATGATTCACATCATGCTTGTTCTATTTGTTGGAATGGCTTGTATTGTTCTATACATGCTTCAACAAGAAACAGGTTTTAACCGTGCGTTTTTGATCAATAAACTATTCCATAATCCGCTATGGGTAGCAATCGTCCTTCCGCTGTTTTTCTATTTGTATAACCATTTATACTATGAATTTTCTCGGTCTTCCAATCTTCCGATAACGAATCCGCCTATGAACCATTTTATGGAGGGTCACAACCAAACTGCATCTCCGTTAAGCATCGAAACAAAGGGGAAAAAGATAGTGGTTGAAGCGGCTGAATTTTATTACTTTCCTGAGAGGTTGCAACTGACTGTAGGACAGCCTGTTACCTTAATTCTGAAAAATAGCGGCCGAATGGAACACGATATCGAATTCAAAAATATGAAGATTTTGTTACAGCAGAATGACCATGGAAACCATGGAGAAAATGCGGGCGTTCATGTTCATTCCTTGCCAGGGAAAACAGCCGAGGTGACGTTCATACCAATCGAAAGCGGTGTGTTTCGATTTTACTGTACAGTTCCAGGGCATAAAGAATCTGGGATGATTGGATTTGTGAAAGTTTCATAAGATGATGGCTGCCGAGACTTTCTCGGCATTTGTTTTGACTAAAAGAGGGCGGAGTATTTGTGAAAACATTGACAAATATTTGCAGGTTTTTATCAATATTTTCTCCACACTTTTTCTCTATTCTAAAAGTAAAGCAAAAGGGGAAGATGGTGAAAACGTGGTGAACCGATTTTGAACTGCATTAAGTGTGGATAAGAGTATTGGTACATGGTAAAGGTAAGGAAAAAGGGATTTGGCGTTCCAATTAGTTTTAAAAGATGACAGAAATGACTAGCGATAGACGGGAATGATTTTTCGATCATGCAGGGGGTGATGAGGATGATGGGCGGGATGATGAGCGGTTGGGGGATGATGGGCCTTGGCATTCTCGGCTGGCTTCTGAATTTGCTTGCCATTGGATTGGTCGTGTATTGGGCAGTAAAATTTGCATTGCGCGATAAACGATAATCAATTCGTTTCCTATTTGCAGCTCTCCTATATTCAAGACGGCAAGGAGGGGAAATCTGATGTTGAATCGACGGGAATTTCTTAGCAGATCGCTAAAGGGGGCGGCTGGACTGCTGGCTGTTTCGGTATTGCCTGCAGGACTG includes the following:
- a CDS encoding glycosyltransferase codes for the protein MFERVSILIPYKPDNGIRDVNFNWIKTFYETMVPEAEICVGVSTDEPFNRARAINLAAKQATRDIFVIVDGDIFCDPEVMKEVIRHLQDAPWVIPFRKIVRISEENSKHLVSAPPMWPVEVADFDIIHTSPFTYVGGFNVIPREHFLAVGGFDERFSGWGGEDDAFSSAVNTLCGHYKRLEHTIYHLWHPVVGYENNPNGERNLLLREQYYEVVGNKEKMKQVLSGAESMFQPVQEENRKKSGTQVERNEAIHIVTVSNDRYAEPLAVMVYSLLKNKTSDIPIHIHVINSNISEKHQARLAKLAKKYEATIQFHRIDSTVYSEFVTFAYLTEETYYRISIPDLFDETVEKVLYLDCDIVVKKDITELWHTDISGHLLGAVEDHWIKQSRNADLLMPEEAKYFNAGVLLINLKMWREHHVKEKVIEFIRTHRDRIRYCDQDALNAVLHGQWLPLDPKWNFQTYHLYDPIPKLKPAIIHYTGENKPWNANHPLKKYYWKYNKRFCKLTMERPDC
- a CDS encoding plastocyanin/azurin family copper-binding protein → MLFAGGIAAVLSFIVIAFIFIKRKKITCMAGMMAAMALGMLAGLTGGLLAGISYNGNLFLSTVLGMAFGFLAGFLAGMPISIMAIIDGVLSGVMGGMMGAMLGEMIAPEYRDSMIHIMLVLFVGMACIVLYMLQQETGFNRAFLINKLFHNPLWVAIVLPLFFYLYNHLYYEFSRSSNLPITNPPMNHFMEGHNQTASPLSIETKGKKIVVEAAEFYYFPERLQLTVGQPVTLILKNSGRMEHDIEFKNMKILLQQNDHGNHGENAGVHVHSLPGKTAEVTFIPIESGVFRFYCTVPGHKESGMIGFVKVS